A portion of the Leptospira kanakyensis genome contains these proteins:
- a CDS encoding PmeII family type II restriction endonuclease: MNQTLLNLVLDYVSNNIGTFHKKRIQSLDTLKLDKVLRRKNPYLFKAKYQLTSEQIIKSLIDAHISSAEEGIFGDWLEELAIYVNAQVYGGKKSGITGIDLEFDLDQIRYLVSIKSGPNWGNSSQIKKMESDFKTAAKTLRTSNSGLIVKAINGCCYGRDNKPDKGDYLKLCGQRFWEFISGEEELYSELIEPLGHTAKTNDDLYQEAYAKMINKFTIEFGKDFCKADGAIDWEKLVHFNSAK; this comes from the coding sequence ATGAATCAAACACTTCTAAACCTTGTTTTAGATTACGTATCCAATAATATTGGAACCTTTCATAAAAAAAGGATTCAAAGTTTAGATACTCTCAAATTGGATAAAGTTTTAAGAAGAAAAAATCCATATTTATTCAAAGCAAAATACCAACTCACTTCAGAACAAATTATAAAAAGTTTAATCGATGCTCATATTTCATCTGCAGAAGAAGGTATTTTTGGAGATTGGCTTGAGGAACTTGCAATTTATGTAAATGCTCAAGTTTATGGTGGGAAAAAATCAGGGATCACGGGGATTGATTTAGAATTTGACTTAGATCAGATTCGTTATTTGGTCTCTATCAAATCTGGGCCAAACTGGGGGAATAGCAGCCAAATCAAAAAAATGGAATCCGACTTTAAAACGGCTGCCAAAACATTAAGAACCAGTAATTCCGGATTAATTGTTAAGGCTATTAATGGCTGTTGTTATGGTAGAGATAACAAACCAGATAAAGGGGATTATTTAAAACTTTGTGGCCAAAGGTTTTGGGAATTTATTTCAGGTGAAGAAGAATTGTATTCCGAATTGATCGAACCATTGGGTCATACAGCAAAAACTAACGATGATTTGTATCAAGAGGCCTATGCTAAAATGATCAATAAGTTTACCATTGAATTTGGGAAGGATTTTTGTAAGGCCGATGGTGCCATCGATTGGGAAAAACTTGTCCATTTCAATTCAGCAAAATGA